The following are from one region of the Lacinutrix sp. Bg11-31 genome:
- the gldI gene encoding gliding motility-associated peptidyl-prolyl isomerase GldI: MNKLVVLLFAFTCIFACKTPEARKPETVKTGSSIEESVIRNKKLYETEEKAIQAYIKTQDTKQFTASEFGFWIAKDSVVTGNETSKLAEFSDVVNFDFNLKALNGQTIYTASELKNRNYAMDQEELFTGLREGLKLMKAGETYTFIFPSQKAYGYYGDENKIGRNTPLISQVTVNSITKK, encoded by the coding sequence ATGAATAAACTTGTAGTTTTACTCTTTGCTTTTACATGTATATTCGCTTGTAAAACACCAGAAGCTCGAAAACCAGAGACTGTAAAAACAGGATCTTCAATCGAGGAATCTGTAATACGTAATAAAAAACTTTACGAAACCGAAGAAAAAGCTATCCAAGCATACATTAAAACTCAAGACACTAAACAATTTACGGCTTCAGAATTTGGTTTTTGGATTGCTAAAGATTCTGTAGTTACTGGAAACGAAACTTCTAAATTAGCAGAATTTAGTGATGTTGTTAATTTCGATTTTAATCTTAAAGCCTTAAATGGTCAAACTATTTATACAGCTTCAGAATTAAAAAATAGAAACTACGCCATGGACCAAGAAGAACTTTTTACAGGTTTGCGCGAAGGTTTAAAATTAATGAAAGCAGGAGAAACATACACCTTTATATTCCCATCGCAAAAAGCGTATGGCTATTATGGAGATGAAAATAAAATTGGTAGAAACACACCTTTAATTAGTCAAGTAACAGTAAATTCAATCACAAAAAAATAA